TAACTACTTGATGCTTTACTCTCTGCCATTTGCTTTATTCCCCTAGCCTTGCTCTTTTTGTACAAATAAATGTTTGCTTGTAGATATTTGAGGGAAGACAAGCCACATGGCTCAGCTGGTGGCCTTTATAACTTCAGAGATCTAATTATGGAAGACAGTCCCGTATTCATCTTAacctctctatatatatatatatatatatatatatgttcatatatataagttttaaattttggatcttcatcTAGAATTATCTGAAAGTGCAAGAGTTGCAACATGTTCTGAAGATTAGGATTTCACATGATGCTTACTGATCTTTTGCAGTCTGAGACGATCTTGCTGAATTGTGAATTATGATGTTCGCTGAGTGATACTTGTTCATCTTTTGCAGTCTCATATAATATTGCTGAACTGTGATGTTTGTTGTAGGTTCCCACTCCCAGAAATGCTTGGTAATCGCATTTTACTGTCAAATATCATCTGTTTACACTTCTTGTATTTATCTGAATGTATCTTTTAATTCTTCTTCCATAAATCTTTTGTGCACACCGAAgcaattaattttctttttacgTTGTTGTAATTGGATTGAGAAAAAAATTCTACAATCGGCATAATATTATCTTTCTAGTAGAACTTCtgaattttgttttgtttatcaTGTCTGCAGAGGCTCAAAAAAGCCATGGTGGGACAGGAACTATTCTAGTAAGCAAGGTAAGTTGATTTGGCTAAAGGCTTATGCAGGAAACATATGTTTGAGGTGTAATCTTCCAGGAGCAGAATGCATCTACATGTATGCTTTGGCTTCAATTACTCTTTTCCTGTGCAGGTTTCTGCCGAGTCAGCGAGCCAGTTTGGTGAATTGATTGCTGATCCAGACACTAAAGAACTGTTGCACTACACAGAGAAACCTGAAACTTTTGTATGTACAAAGTCAAAGTTTCAATTGATATTTAATTCAATGAGAAGATTTTGATATTGTTTCTTTGATTCAACATTTTACTCTTTCTTCATGGGAAAGGCCCATATAGTCGCTTAAGCAAGGGGTGTCCGATCAATCTCTCAATTAATCGGATCGATCTACCAAAGATTAAAGAAGAAaatgatatacatatatataaatcccCTTTTTCACAATAAAGTAGGATCAATCATGGTATTATACAAAAGGCATCTAAAAAGGGTCAAGTTTCTTCAAGTTCTCTGTTATATCAAAGTTCTTTCTTAACTCATAACTTCTACTTttaatctttttcttttctctcaatGCTACAGTAAAACGTAAGCAATAATCAGAATTTTTTAATGTTTACCACTTCATATCTCCCTTTATTTGTCCtgctattttttttgttttttttaaatggcTTCTTCTTTTTATGTTGTGTTGTGTTGCAGGTGAGTGACTTGATAAATTGTGGAGTATATGTATTTACACCAGATATATTTACAGTCATCCAGGGTGTTTCTTCGCAATGGAAAAACAGAGGTCAGAGATAGGGTTAGTCAATAGGATACAATAGAATTTTTGGAATATCTTAAAATCACCTTTATTCAGAACTGAGAAAAACATGGGGTTTGATCTTTTAAATGGAAAATAAACATCAATCTTAACTCTTTTACTATTATGCAGCTAATATGAGACGTCTTTCCAGCTTCGAAGCCCTTCAATCAGCCACAAGGTATCCGCACTTTTAAGCAAGAGTCTCAATATTCATATGAGTTGAGCAAGGCGTATCTTGTATTTGAAAAGTTTTTGATGAACTAAAATGTAGCATCTTTTGCAAAATAACTATCTTGACTCTTCTCATTTATTCTAGTTTTAGAATTTTCGTGGCTAATCCACCGTCCTAGTGCTTATGGAGAATGTTAAGGTTAGCATCGGGtatgagacaatattttttggTAATGGCtaaagggtgtactgggggcaagcctttccCTGccttttttttggcaagaggccgctcctaagactcgaacccgtgacctctcggttacacgacaacaacgtttaccgttgcgccaatgCTCACCCTCTGTTGGATGAGACAATataagaaatttaaattttgaGTAATTCTTAAATCTGATTGGTATGCAGGCGGATTTGATGGTACAAATTTAATATTGCAGTCTAATTAGATATGCTAGTCAATTTACTATTTAGAAATTAACAAAAGTTTtgactttcttttttcttctacaACTTCCTGTAATGATGTTGCTATTAATCTACTATTCGCATTGGCAGAATCCCTTGTTTGAGGTCATATTTCACACAAATTTCTTCTGCAGGAGCCCATCCACGGATTTTGTGAGATTGGATCAAGACATATTGTCTCCTCTTGCAGGGAAGAAGCGGTTATATACATATGAAACTATGGATTTTTGGGAACAAATTAAAACTCCTGGGTAAACTGTATACCagatatatattatttgtagTTTGCACTTTTGCTATGTGCTGATTTATGAAATCAATGCTTGTAGAATGTCCTTAAAATGTTCTTCCCTGTATCTCGCCCAATATCGGCGTACCTCCCCACATCTTTTGGCTAGCGGTGATGGCTCAAAGAGTGCCACCATATCAGGTGATGTTTACATTCACCCATCTGCAAAAGTACATCCAACTGCTAAGGTAACATTTTCATCTTGCATCTGTTGCCTAATATATGGATGCAAAACCAGTGAACTATTGTTGGTCAATCCAattttagatgatataatatttatgcGGAAATTTCTTATGATCACTTGTTAGCAAAACCCATTTGGATGGACTAACAGGAGATAATAACTATGTGTTCATGTCTCTAGAACACCTTTTAGGTTCCATCACTTCGAAAACTGAAAGTAAATAACAAACAAACAACCTGGAAGAACTGAGCTATTATTTCTTTATTAATTCCCATCTACTTCAATTATGATATTGACTTTTCTAGAATTTGGTGAAACAGATCGGTCCCAGTGTCTCAATATCTGCTAATGCTTGTATAGGACCGGGTGCAAGGCTCATTAATTGTATTATCCTTGATGGTGTTGAAGTCATGGTAGGAACTGACTGAAGCGATTTAGGTGCACAACATTTATGTAAAAATCCAATCAAGAACTTAACCTCAAACGTGGCCACTTGTTATTCTTATTTCTCAGGAAAATGGAGTTGTAATTCATGCAATTGTTGGGTGGAAATCTTCTGTCGGGAAATGGTCCCGTGTCCAGGCAAGTCGGAATTTTAGTTCTACCGTCAATTCATTATTAGCAATCCTTATTGAACTACTTTGGTTCTACCGTCTTTACAATTTTTCTTTCCTGATTCATGAATTTGTTACGTTCCTGCTTTGGCTTATTAAGTTGAATGAACTGATTGCAGGCTTCTGGAGATTTCAATGCGAAACTGGGAGTCACAATCCTTGGTATTTTCTTGATGCAATTTGTGTTCACTTTCGTCATCGTTTTTCCTTCCTAAATAGAGAACTTTCCAGCTTTGAAATCTGAAGTAAGTATTTATATTTGTTTGGTACAGGTGAAGCAGTGCATGTTGAAGATGAAGTAGTTGTAATTAACAGCATTGTTCTTCCAAACAAGACGCTCAATCTTAGTGTTCAGGAGGAAGTAATCTTGTAGTGTACCTAGCATAGCAGTAGGTACACGATCATTTTCGCATTTTTCTCCCTTTTGGTAGTGTGTGATGAACTCATGACTGATCTATCATTTACTTCATTACTTGTGAAAAGTCCATACTTGAAAGCAGCTTTTACCCTTTTGTAAATTGACATACGCAAATTGTAATAAAGAATGAAAAACTTGTATGCTTGATTGATTGTAAGGCTAGTAGTCATTTTCAATACTCATAAATCCTTATGAATCCATTTTCTATGGATCAAGAAGCAATCTTTGTTTGTCTCAAGGAATAATAGAACATTGTTTTCAATTTCTATGGATCTACTACTACACTTATGCACAATGCTTGGCAAAGTCATGGATATACACCTTGAAACTTGAAAGAAATCAGTACAAAATTCTTccactgtaaaaaaaaaattagacataTAAAGAGTGTGTTCTTTAAACAAATTTTTAGAATTACAACCGAATGGAATGAACTCAAAACTCTATCTCTCATGGTTACAAAACTCTCAAATTTTTCGGATAGATAGGAGGTTTGTTTGCATGACTATTTATAAGCATACAACATCAAATTTGGTAGTTGCATCACGAGGTAAGCATTTGGCCATGCCTACTCAAAAAAATTGTAACCGTAATTAAATATGGTGGTGGAAATGTATACACTTATGTGGAGTGAATTACCTCACACACCATGCTATTTTCCCTTTTTAATAATAGGAGGGTTCTACTGTCCTACAATCTTTTGAAAgtacttgattttttttctccGTAAATCCTTTGTTAACATGTTAGATAAATTCTTTATCTATATACGTCTTGTTAAGTTGTAGTAGTTTCATCTCCAATAAATTCCGATCTATTAATATCTCATATTAGTTTGTTTTGATCTTGAATGGAAAAAATGAATTCTTTTCAAGGTAAAATTTCACCATCACAAAAGCTTATACTTTTCTTCACAGAAGTCATGTTTATTAGAAAACTTCTTCATCCACAACTCTTCATACGTTTATGTTGTAGCAGTAAAATTTTCTTCAATTGTGAAAAGTACAAAATATTGTTGTATTGTTTACTGCCACGGCAGAGCTCCTCTACAAATATAATGAGTAACTTGTTGTAGACTTTCTTGTGTCAATATCACCAGCCATATTGCATCTATGTAGCCAACcaacatatattttatattttcaaaacATAAGCACATTTTCGAGGTAGCGCGAAGATACTTGAATATCCATTTGATTAGTGTACAATGTTCCTTTTTAGGGTTTGGAAGGAATCTACTCGCATAACTGGACACATGAGCAATATCTAATTGTGTACAAAACATGGCATACATTAAAAGTCCAATTGTTGAAGCATATGGAACCTTGCCCTTTTTCTAATTTTCTTCATCCATAGaaggattttttttaaacagaCCTAAAATGATTAGCAAGAGTACAACTAACCATTTTAGCTTTGTCCATGTTAGACCCTCAAAGTACTTTCTCAATGTACTTCTTCTCCGTCAAAATTTAGCCCTTATTGGAAGGTAATCTATAAATTCCACTTTAAATCCTCTTCGAGATCCGTGGTTTGTCCTGAATTTGGGCGTGAGTAGGTCTACCCTTATATGAgatttttcttataaaaaaaatgtatttctCCTACAACCACCATACCTTATTGGAGCTTTTGTctctaattatttttatgtcaaAAGTCTGCTTTGTTGGCCCCAAGTCTATCTTAGCAAAATACTTTCTCGTTACTTCTTCAAGCTACTAATTCTAAAAATATTTTCGTCAATAATCaacatgtcatccacatagagcAATAAAATATTGAAATCACCATCAAAGAATTATGAACAAAAACACAGTGAACTGAAGTAGACTTCTTATAGACTTGCTCCTTTATAAGTGACTCAAACTTATTATATCAATATCTTGACGCTTGCTTCAAACCATAAAGACCCTCCTCTACCTTGCAAATCTAattcttttttcctttcttctaaAAACCCTTCTTCGCTCCATGTATATTCTTTATCCAAGCCACCATGGAGGAAAGtcgttttcacatccatttgctcAACCTCTGGTCAATATTTGTTGCTAACCCCAACACAGTACGAATGAATGTCATCTTCCTCGTTGGTGATAAGATCTCATCAAAGTGAATACATTTTATTTGGTTGTATCTCTTCAATATCAATCCAGCTTTGAATCTTGGTTGTGAACTATTTCCTTCATGCTTCATCATGAACACCAACTTATTCTTGAAAGCCTTCTTGCCTTCAGGAAACTTCACCAGTTCAAAGGTTGTATGCTTATGGAAGGAGTTCATCTCATCTTGCAAGGTGTGGCTCCACTTTTTTCTTATGTTTGTCACGCATGGCTTCTTCAAAAATTACTAGTTAATTATCTCATGTCGATCACTAAGACATTCATTTTAGGAGTATCTAGTAAAGCTTTGAACAACTCTAGCATTTCTTGTCTTGATTTTGACGAGTTGGCATTTAAAACTGAGTAAGAATGTCTCGCTTTTTACGGGTTGGTAGTCGCCGGAATCAATGAGTACTCTAAGTCGAAACTGTCAAGTAAATTCCTTTCGAGAGCTGGTAAGAAAGTGTTGATTAAATAAGTGGTTCAGTCGGTTCTCTCTTATGCTATGAACTTGTTTTTAATTCCAAAGTTACTTTATGAGGAGGTTGAGCGTCTGATGAACTCATTTAGTGGGGCTCGAATGGTGGAGATGGAAAAGGCATCTAATGGACTTCCTAAGATAAATTATGCCTTCCAAAATCTGTTTTTGGAATGAGTTTCGGGAAAATGAAGGATTTTAATTTGGCTCTACTTACAAAACAATGGTGGAGGCTTTTGAATCATCCTACTCCTCTAGTGGATCGGGTATATAAAGCAAGATTTTATCCTAATTCTCATTTCCAAGCTCAGTTATGTTCGACACCTGCAGTCCTTCTTCTCCGACTACACCATCCATCTGCTAAGTGGTGTCCGCCTTCGCTTGGTATGTTAAAGTGTAATATCGATGTTGCAATTTTCCCTACTCAAGGCACTGCTAGTTTTGGTTTCGTTATCAGAGATAATTCTAGTAACCTGGCCGCTGCGTCAACTGGGCTTTTATCCTGTTTCTTagacccttttattttttagtggTGCGGGAAGCATTGAATTGGTTGAAAGAGCACAATTACAAATATATTATCCTGGAATTTGATTCTTAAGCATTTGTTAATGCTTTCCATAGTATAGATTAGATAGATTATGTGTTTGATTTTATTATCTCTGATTGTAAATCCCTTTGTGCAGATATCATTAACGTGTCATATCAGTTTGGTTAGTTGATTAGCAAATCATGTAGTACATAATCTAGTGAGAGCTGTCGGTTCTGAGTCTAGTTGTGGAGTGCGGGATCATGTTCCccctctttttattttttacattttgctTGAGGATCTTTAATAAAGTTTCCCTTTTCCTTTCGGAAAAAAAATCTACCATTTCTTGTCCAAATTGGAGAATCTTTCAAAGCTGGTTTTTTATTATGGATTTATTCATCGGTAATATTTGGTTCATTCTCAATAGGAGCATCTTAATCAACTATTTCAAGTTGATCATTTTAAATTTCTTCTAGAACTTGTCTCGGAACTACTATTAGAAGAACTAACTCTTGGCCTGTCAAGCTAGTTTCAAGTTTAGAAGCATCTTTCCCAAGCATCTCAATGTTTTCAATTGGTTTATCTTCAATAAAGATTGCACAATGGCTTCCGATTAACTTCTTGTGCGCTAAATCGTAAAACTTATAGCCAAATTCATcttaatcataaccgaaaaATACATATTGTCGTGTCTTAACATCAAGCTTGGATATTTCATCCTCATGAATGTGATGAAAAAATTTATAACCAAATTCTCCTTTGATGATTATAAGAAACATATTTTACAAAGCACtccttttttaaaaatattaatctaaagGCACATATAGTGAAAGGTTCAAAATATAAGTTGTTGTAACTAGAAATTCACTCTAGAACTCCTTGAGAAACTTTACATACGAGAGTAAACATTTGACTCTCTCCATCAATGTTATTTCATCCATTTTACCAATTGATTCAAATGCGGTATTTTTGGAGGAGTTTTTTATGTCAATTTCCATGTTGTTTGCAATAAGCATCAAATGAACTTGTGTATTCTCCATCATAGTTTGTCCTAATGCACTACATCTTGTTATAAGTGTATGCTCATGTCTTCCTAGAatggtcatctatgaaagtCAGAAAGCATTGAGAACCACCAAGTGACTATGGAAACGGTCCACGTAGATTTGAGTGTATTAGATCTAACACATTTTCACTCTAGAAGGAGAAGAACTCTTGAAAGAAATTTTATTTGGTTTCTCGTCCATACAATTGAAACACTTCTTCAAGTGGATATGATTTAACCTAGTTATAATTGTTTTCTTGACCAACTGTGTCATGACTTTCTCAGGCATGTGTGCAATTCTAGAGTTCAATATCATTTTAATTCTCAATATCATTTGAATCAACTGGAATTTAATTAGATTAGAATCTAGTTTAGCCCAAGCCTAATGAATTTATGCCTATAGAGGAATTGTCTAATATGAGATTATATTTCAATTGATTGAAATATAAATCagataataaatatttattatattggaggttataaataaattatatttcaaTTAGTTGAAATATAAATTAGATAATGGTGTTTATGATATTAGATATTATAAATATGTACATCAAATATTATTCTTTAGGTTAAGAATATAGtttgatttaattttatttggaacatataaaatgtatatatagaaGGAAATAGTACAGAAAAAAAGTTTATGGTTTGCCTAACTTGCGAATACAGACATGTGGTTTTATAGTCTGCAAATAGAAGTATctaatatgttttatttacaaaataaaatatttcaaaTTACACAGTTAAGCTAGCCATAAACCATATAGTGgacattttacgttttttactataATTTAAcagtttatgaattaaattgatGTTTAAGTTTATTTTCCACTACTACAATTCGATTTAGGGGTTTGTGTTTTGTCGATATGTAATTGTTATCAGATAATGTAATTTCAAATGtcttgttttgtaaaaaaaaaatactacaaatatgtatttataaatttttaaactataGGCATGTGTTTACAAATAGGGTAAACCACGTACCATTACTTTGgtctatatataattatgatattagatattataatagaatatatatatatatatatatatatatatatatattaattataatgagttattatcttttataatgacttaatttaattaattaaagatatgaaatttaatgGAAATTAGAATTAGTTTTTGTGAAAAACTCTTCCTCTCTCTTCTCCCGTATGTGCTAACCAAATAGGTTAAATttctgttttaattaattagagaaaTGATTAAATCAATTCTAATTagttaaaataattaataagaaattaaatggtttcatatcaaaaaaaaaaaattaaatgtttaaTTTCTTAATCTATGTATAGATAGAAAATATTAAGATTTATTTTACAATTAATGTAAACCGTAATCATAATTTATCTGTAATTTTTTGATGGGAGAAAACTAAAAACCCAACCACCAAATATGGATGGTTCATTTCAAGTGAGAATGGAAGATGTGGCACATAGGCATGAGGATAAAAACAACTTTTGCCTTTGCTTGATGCATGAGATTTTTGAGACTGGATTTTTGTTAAAACAAATTTTATTCCAAACCCTTTAGAAAGTCATGGATCTccaaacttacaaaaataaatgtttatttttatgaGACAAACTTTCCTTATGCTAGAAAACATCATTCTGCAAAATTTCTTCCTACACCAAAATCAACAACTCCATTGCTGGATGACGATTTATTCTCCAACTTAAATTTTGTTGATCCAACAGATGAAAATTAGGAATAAAGACCAAATTTAAGCTAATCACAAAAACTTTTTATGCCTTTAAATACACACTGAGTACCTACAAGAACACCAACATTGCTGATATATCAAGAACACCATATTCACTGTCCACATGTGTATATTATGATCATTTATCACCTGAAAATAAAACACTGTATTAATATATTGTGCTagcaagaagcttcaaaatcaaaatgaaaCAATAAAGCTTGTTCCCCATACAATTCAGCATTAAAACAAGTTTGCAGACTTCATAAAATCATTGTATGGACTGAAGCTTAGTAGGCAATGGAATTTTAAGCTCACATGTTTTCTCAAACAATTTGGTTTTCATCAAACCCTTCATTGTTTATCAAAATCAGTGgtaataaatttttgttttgtcCTTATGTGATATTTTGGTGGCTAGCAACTGCCAATTTAAGGTAAATTCGATCAAAAGCTGGATATAGAGCAATGGCAACTTCAGTCTGCAAAATACAATGACTTCAGTGATTTTCATATTTCACATAAAGGACTTGTTCTGCTGTTTTGTGATTACCAAACAGCCTTGCTATTTTGTG
The DNA window shown above is from Euphorbia lathyris chromosome 1, ddEupLath1.1, whole genome shotgun sequence and carries:
- the LOC136235932 gene encoding uncharacterized protein, with translation MGSSEEKVVAVIMVGGPTKGTRFRPLSLNVAKPLFPLAGQPMVHHPISACKRIPNLAQIYLLGFYEEREFALYVSSISNELKIPVRYLREDKPHGSAGGLYNFRDLIMEDSPSHIILLNCDVCCRFPLPEMLEAQKSHGGTGTILVSKVSAESASQFGELIADPDTKELLHYTEKPETFVSDLINCGVYVFTPDIFTVIQGVSSQWKNRANMRRLSSFEALQSATRSPSTDFVRLDQDILSPLAGKKRLYTYETMDFWEQIKTPGMSLKCSSLYLAQYRRTSPHLLASGDGSKSATISGDVYIHPSAKVHPTAKIGPSVSISANACIGPGARLINCIILDGVEVMENGVVIHAIVGWKSSVGKWSRVQASGDFNAKLGVTILGEAVHVEDEVVVINSIVLPNKTLNLSVQEEVIL